The following is a genomic window from Plectropomus leopardus isolate mb chromosome 3, YSFRI_Pleo_2.0, whole genome shotgun sequence.
AGGTAGTCAGGGGAGTGGGGGAAAGGGAACAGAGGATCTAATTCTCTGATCAGAAACACGTTGGCTTCCTGCGATAGCGCAGTCTGCCTCGATAAGCAGTGAGAGTCGGCGAAGACAGAGAATCGCCTCTAACTGATGTCAAAGCTTAAATAACACCATCACCCACATGTCCACTGTCCGTTCTTTGCCCTTTATCCATACGTGGAAACATGCTTAACTGTCACATTTCCTTCTTTGCTTCCAAAGTTTTTCCAAAACCGCTGGTTGAGGCGGTGCTGGAGGGGCGATGGCACTCTTCTGCAGAGGGGGGCTGAGGTGTGACAGTTCCAGATGCACCTCCATGAGAGCACCAAGCCCCACAATTGTCAGCTGCCCAGCACCTTGTTCACACAGCTTCTCTATCGTTGGAAGGTGTATCTAGCATTTCTGACTGGTTTTTACATACATTTCACAGATGGCAGTCTGAGTGCGAACCCGTAAAATCTTGCGTCAAGAGTTCATTTTGGATTCTAACAAGGACTCATAAGTGCTAATTAGATTTACTTTTTCAGAAACAACAACCTTTCCATCCCAGAACCCCAAAGTTTGGGCAGGCAGTATCTGTTTGAGAGACCTGAGCACAAGCACAACCCCCTCCTTCTCACTCGGGATGTATTTGTGACTCTTATCTGACACGGTTATATAGgtgttattatatataatatatatatataaaaaggagCATctgaaaatactttcaaaacaCCTCTGCGATTCTCTCACTCTCTAAGTGGCATTTTCAAAGGGAAAAGGTATAAGGGCTGAGGTCActgattgcattaaaaaaaaaagagagagctcACTTACATCAGTGTCTGTGGGTGTGCTAGTAAAAATACCTAGAAAGAATCTAAGTGCTATATTTTTTGTGCTCTGTGTGCAAGAGTCTGTAGGTGCACGCTGGGCAGACTGAGTGCTTGCCCTCGattcacacagtttttttttaaaaaaaaccctgtctgTTTGTGACTTTGATCATGGTCCCTTTAAACAGTTTGTTCATACgttacaaaactgaaaaaatatggGTGCTACCAAAATATTGAATCAAACTATAAAACTGTGGCTGGACTGAGAAGTGAAACAGGCATCATAACTGCAAAACCTCCACAAAGAGAGCGAGGATTTTAAGTATGTACATTCTACATCGAGCCTAGGGCTGTGCTGAACGGTAAAGGGAAAAAGGGGGTACATTCAAAAATAGCTTACAGGAACTGTGAGAACGGTGAAAGTCAAATTCAGCTTTATGAGACGTTTAAGGTCTTCTCATAGAAAAATAGAGAATACAAATGACGTCGGCTACTCTTTTATAAGTCCCTAAAAAAAGAGGTAACATGCACTGAGTacccagcagcagctgctgtagtGTTAGCCGAATGGACTTGCTGGCAGGGCAGTGTGAGCTACTCCGCACGACTGGGAGCTCATAGGTGAGAGGAGTGTGTCCTAAAGTGTAGCGTGCAGGATTGTCATTGAACTGCTGGTTGGTTTTGCCTCAGCTGGTTGCCATATTTTtatctccctcccctccctacACCTCAATGTCTCTATTTGAATCCTGCTATTTAGCTACACGGTGCTAGCCCTCTGTGGAGTCTGGGAAGGTGATTTCACTGCCAAAAACCTCCCTATACAAAGGGGGAAAGGTATACGCTGTCTCAGGGTGGACCAGGCGGAAAAACTCCAGTTTGTCGATGTGAAGGTTGCAAATGGACTTCATGATGGGAAGCTTAGACACCATCTAGaagggaaataaagaaaaagggaaaaaagaaaaatacaaattaaaacattttattaaaacaggctgggttttttttcaacaaactggCACAGTAATGCAGCTGGTTTTGTACCTTAGCTAGCTTCTCATCTGATGCTCCCTCTTTTTGTAGGCAGCGCTGCAGAGCCACGTAGACTTTCTCCTGCAACTTCTGAATCTTCTGAACATCTGTCAGCCAGGGTCGGTCTGAGGGAAATAAGATTGACAAGATGATTTTATGAGTGTTGTCCTGTTGCCTGCTTTGAAACTGCACCTGGTGAGGGTTATGATGCAAAAGTCTAGGAGATGAATACAAAGTGCTTTGTGTTGTACGGATTAACTTGAACTGCTTACTTTATGTGACTGCTGATCATTGTTCAAAGCACATCCTAACATTTTAGATTGATTTCCTCCAAAGCAGCTGTTGGTTTCACAACAAATGAAAATTGGTTTGCAGAGACATGGAATTTGTCTATGAGTGATCCATcagaataacttttttaaatgtcagttataATAATATTGCATGGTAATGCTGTTGTCAGTGGGGACCCTTATGACTCTTCAATATTTAACAGCAGGCGGCTGTTGTAGCGACAAGCTCATTGTTTGAACTCATTCATTTTCTACTGTAATGAACTGAAGTCAATGGCTGCAAAGTAGGAATGTAAGAAACTGAATATTATCATTTGGAAAATGACCAACAGTAAAGTCAATTATAAGAACTTTGCAGCTTTTGCATGCAAAAGCATGGACACTACCAGTTAGAGAGTTTCACATTGATACTAAGTCAATATGCAGTTTGTGCCAGTAGTAATGTAggtgtatcatttttttcccctttatttttaGGATCTCTGAATATGATGCACAGACTGAGTTGGTTGAAGTGTATATACGTATGATTTGAAGACTTTATTTtgcttatcttttttttttaatgtgtatatATAGATGGATAATGCAGTCATTGTCTTTTtaacaaaatcctaaaaaagctAAAGGAGTAAAATTCCATTTGTCACAAAGGTCTTTAATTTATAATGAATTGCATGCATAATAATCCTGTCATTTCTTAAACTTGTGTAACTAATAGTGgcaaaattctgtaaaataaacaaatttgaAAGTGGAGTAAAGATGTTTCATAAAATTAAAGACGCCACCCTCTGTTATGATGTAACTCTGTGATAAAGGAAATTAACACTACTTTTGTTGTCCATTGGCATCAAATGCACTGATTCAGATGCTGTGTGTCAAACTTGTGCAGCATTTGGTAAACATTCTGTTTACTGTCTTCAAATGACTGTACAGGCCACAAGCTCAGTGGCCTTTCTAGATTTATCTCACTCGTTAATATGAGTGTAAATAATACAGTGAGCATAAATCCATTATAATGTCACCTGGTgagagcagcacagcagcactgaAGAGAGCCATCTCCTCCTCTGACATCTGTATACGGCTCAGGCTTTTAGCCAAGTCGAACACTGCATTCACAAGGTCGTCACAGCCTAGACGGCAGGATTAGAAAAGTAAAGTTATCATAAAGGCAGAAACGAATAGCTGTGATGATTTTGACAgatgaaacatacaaatttgattgaagagagagagtgagggagaatGCTGACTAACCAAGAGCTTTGAAAAGATGAGCAGTTGCAAACTTTCCATCAAAGAGCATTGTATTATTGATGGGGTTGTAGGCCCGACACATACGGATCAGAAGAACATCCATGCAgcctgtgtacacacacacacatacaaagaaaaGACATGGAAGAATTATTAGTTACTTATAAAAACTTCTATATagttcagaatcagaatcagtttACAAGGAATTTCTTTAGTGTATGAATGGATAACATGGTAAAggaaaattcaattaaaaataaaagcaagtattggaataaaatcaagaaacaaatataaaagaggtaaaagacaataaaaacatatcaaaaaatACTAGAAGATATGTACAATATATTCTAGTAAAAGTGAGGGGCACACCAACACACTAAGGCAGTTATCTGTGGCGCCATCTTGACCTCAAGTCGCTGTGCGAGTTGTAAAAGAGGAAAACGAgcatgcatatttaaaaatccttttGATTTATCTGATTAGACTGTGTTTACTAGCCACGCACAAAAACTAAATGGCTGCAATCCCTCATCTTTAATACTAAAATTCTcttagaataaaatgaaaaagttttatAATTTGTGCTGCTACAAAAATTATGAAGAAGACCTTGAATTTCTTTaagaaatgtttgtaaaatctTCTAAAACTTCTTGTTAACCTGCATTTACCCACAAACTCCTACATATAACTTGGCTTACTCCACCCTTTCGGTGATACTTTGGCAAATATGTAGGTGTGAACacatttcacactttttaaacaCGATCAATTTGTCTAAACAAACACCTTGCGAGTGCTTCATCCTCGTGAAATGAGAATAGTTTGGCTTCCACTCAAAGCTATTCGTCTATTGTTTTGAATAATTTACTGTTGTCATTGTCACCAAAAACCAAACATCAATTTAAAATTACCAACACCTGATGAAACAGCTCACACAAAGGCCTCAATGAATTATGAGCACATGAATGACCTGAGAACGCAGCGTGATTAAAACAAAAGGCCAGCTGTTCTTCAGAAGCACCTTTTGAGGTCACTCTGCTTGCATGTGATATTTGAACTCTGTGAAGTCATCTCCCACTTGAGGGTAATGCACTGTTCTTATAACGGCTGTCTTTGACGCAgctaaaagtaataaaaattcACACTGCAGGCTACCTGTCTTTCTGAGGGAACATATCTTGTAAAATCAGCTCCTGACTGTTATGAAACACAAAGTGAAGAACTTTAGCCTGCATGATGTGTATGCTGGTGTCATGCACTGACCTGCTTTGAGGAGGATAATCTGATCGTTCTGACAGAGATCCATGAAGCCAGAAATGCGCTTGGCAAACTCTACACATACTGGATTGCATTGGTGATGTGAATGGCACATTGTTGCCACATCACCTCAGCTGACTAAAAGAGaaagtggagacagagaggcttTTATGACAACTGAAATACATGACAGACATCCCACAAGTTGTATTTCACTATTCTGCGCTGACTCTGTGCTTATCTGGACTCTAACTGAGTGACTTCCCCCAAAGACGTCCTGACCTAAAGCATGTCTGATTATATTTGCTGCATCTCCCTTAAAGCTATGTCCCACAACCTTGACTGCTGAGACAAAAAGCCCAGCGGGAGGtgtatgataaaaatgtttgggCTCGCAAACCTTAATGTAAGAATCAACTATGGTGATAAGAAGGTAacactttaatttgttttatataactttcttttaaaagtttttacagTTGATTTTTGTGCAAGGTTTAAAAACTGCAGACACTCCTCTGTGAACTCAGAGCATGATGCGCCAAACTATAGTGATGTTATATCATGTTTTACTTTAGACTTAAACTATACAGAACAGTTCACAATATAGCTAATTTGAGAACCAATCATTCAAGCTGATATGCACTATTTGTATGTTTACCTAAGAAAAGTATTGCACCAGAATGTCTAAAATGTAATCATGATCCAGTAATTTGTATATAACCCACAGAAACAGGAAAGCTGTGGTTATGTGACCAAAGCGCTTATGGAGGTAAAAAATTAAGTAGTATAAAAAGTGAACGTTATGTAAGGACTTAGTCTGGGGAGCCAGATTGGTCAAAAAGagcacaggactttcccctATGAGACCAGTACTGTTGTTCCATGCAAAACCAAAGGAACTGTGAGTTATTTTTGGGTATGTCATCACCGTGACTGTTACTAAGCCTAACCTATGTACTTTACTTGCCTTAACCTAAACTTATGGAACTTCACACGTATATCACAGTACGTACCATGATGACGAccaaccatgtttttttgtccaaatcTAACATACTTAACTTTACCTGCCTAAACCCAACTgatgtaactttactttccttAACCTAACCTACTTAACTTACCAAAACCTGACCTACATAATTTTACCTTTACTTAGTAATGTGACCATGCCATCTGTGGGACGCTAATTCCTTAGATATCATACGAACCGCTGAATATACATTTTctaagatatcatacaaactgttgaaTGAGGAAACATTGcatatatattatgtaaatatatatatatataccttgGTCTGGTATGAGCGTGTCTCTTCCGGACTATACAAGGTCCAAGCCATTCTCTTCAGCTCCTCTGTGCTGTACTGGCTCGTCTCAATGTGGGACTTCAGCACAGTCTGAGTTATGCGCTCTAAACAGAGGAAAAGTTTTTGCAATgagtttcatgttgtttttgagacagcttgaacaaacacacaaccacGTGTTTGATGCCGTAGCTTAAGCACTGCAGGATTTGTACTGACCTATCTCAAGCAGGGAGCAGCCCTCAGGCAGCGGGTTGAGGATAGCATGTGAGAAGAGTCCAGAGTCATGCAACAGCTGGTACTCATGCTTGATGCCGTGGTTGCCGTCTGCAAAGTCCAAGTTGGTCTGTTCTGGTGAGCTCTGAGAGGACGAGCTGCTGCCTCCACTGCCGCCCAGCATGTCCAGGTTACAGTACTCCCCACCTCCATCCTCTGGGGTCAGTGGCAAGTCAAAAAGCAGACCTTCTGGCAGCGTGGTGATGTCGTCCAAATCGCTGAGCGCGGCGCTGGAGCCTCTCCTGTAGGTGCGGCTGTGGTCGGCCAAGTCGCCATTCTCCTCGTTAACACTGAGCCCTGCACATTCCTGGGACTGTTGGTGCTTCTGGACCTCTGCGTACAGGCTGTCgcgctgttttttggacattctgcCAAACTTGACGGCTGCAGCAGGAAGATATAGcgataaaaattaaacattcagGAAGGTATGGTCT
Proteins encoded in this region:
- the rorca gene encoding LOW QUALITY PROTEIN: RAR-related orphan receptor C a (The sequence of the model RefSeq protein was modified relative to this genomic sequence to represent the inferred CDS: inserted 1 base in 1 codon) → MRAQIEVIPCKICGDKSSGIHYGVITCEGCKGFFRRSQQNNAMYSCSRQRNCLIDRTNRNRCQHCRLQKCLALGMSRDAVKFGRMSKKQRDSLYAEVQKHQQSQECAGLSVNEENGDLADHSRTYRRGSSAALSDLDDITTLPEGLLFDLPLTPEDGGGEYCNLDMLGGSGGSSSSSQSSPEQTNLDFADGNHGIKHEYQLLHDSGLFSHAILNPLPEGCSLLEIERITQTVLKSHIETSQYSTEELKRMAWTLYSPEETRSYQTKSAEVMWQQCAIHITNAIQYXVEFAKRISGFMDLCQNDQIILLKAGCMDVLLIRMCRAYNPINNTMLFDGKFATAHLFKALGCDDLVNAVFDLAKSLSRIQMSEEEMALFSAAVLLSPDRPWLTDVQKIQKLQEKVYVALQRCLQKEGASDEKLAKMVSKLPIMKSICNLHIDKLEFFRLVHPETAYTFPPLYREVFGSEITFPDSTEG